One genomic window of Desulfurobacterium indicum includes the following:
- a CDS encoding baseplate assembly protein — protein MIDLNTLPEPVFVEADYEKIINELIASWEAQTGARLQPAQLERLILDVIAYRENVLKLAINEAAKQNLLAFAKGEELDHLGALLGVKRLPSQPALTTLRFEFQEPLPVQILIPKGTQVRSSDGKVIFQTKEDVNAEIGSEYVDVLAECTEVGIIGNGYETSTINELVNPLPYVSKVYNITISTGGADVEDDDHFRSRIQLAPESFSNAGSKGAYIYFAKTAHQDIVDVAVESPEPGVVNVYPLLKGGVIPGDEIISLVEETLNADKVRPLTDKVQVLPPDPVSFDINVDLYIYKSYTTLANTIKTEAENRLNAYAEKLKNKLGMDIVPEQIIDLLQSIPGVYRSQINSPSECQVLPLNQVAVVNLITVNIVVAVDG, from the coding sequence ATGATTGACTTAAACACATTGCCTGAGCCTGTATTTGTAGAGGCTGATTACGAGAAAATAATTAACGAGCTTATAGCCTCTTGGGAAGCTCAGACCGGTGCTCGGCTCCAGCCTGCGCAGCTTGAAAGGCTAATCCTTGACGTTATCGCCTACAGGGAGAACGTCTTAAAGCTTGCCATAAATGAAGCTGCTAAGCAGAACCTACTTGCTTTTGCCAAAGGAGAGGAGCTTGACCACTTGGGCGCTCTTCTCGGAGTTAAAAGGCTTCCATCTCAACCCGCCTTAACTACCTTGAGATTTGAATTCCAAGAACCTTTACCTGTGCAGATTCTAATTCCAAAAGGCACTCAGGTTAGAAGCTCCGACGGTAAAGTTATTTTTCAAACAAAAGAGGACGTAAACGCCGAAATAGGAAGTGAATACGTTGACGTTTTGGCCGAGTGCACTGAAGTTGGAATCATCGGAAACGGTTATGAGACCAGCACGATAAACGAACTTGTTAATCCACTTCCTTACGTTTCAAAAGTTTACAACATAACAATTTCTACAGGCGGTGCAGATGTAGAAGATGATGACCACTTTAGAAGCAGAATTCAATTAGCACCTGAAAGTTTCTCTAATGCAGGAAGTAAAGGAGCTTATATCTACTTTGCAAAAACAGCTCATCAAGATATAGTTGACGTTGCAGTAGAAAGCCCGGAGCCGGGAGTGGTAAACGTTTACCCTCTCCTTAAAGGAGGAGTTATTCCGGGAGATGAAATTATCTCCCTTGTTGAAGAAACTCTTAACGCTGATAAGGTAAGACCGCTAACTGACAAAGTTCAGGTTTTGCCACCTGACCCTGTTAGCTTTGACATTAACGTTGACCTTTATATCTATAAAAGCTACACGACTTTAGCCAACACTATCAAAACTGAAGCTGAAAACAGACTCAACGCTTACGCCGAAAAACTCAAAAACAAACTCGGAATGGATATTGTTCCAGAACAAATAATCGATTTGCTTCAGAGTATTCCTGGTGTTTACAGATCCCAAATCAATTCTCCGTCAGAGTGCCAAGTTCTGCCACTTAATCAAGTTGCAGTCGTTAATCTAATAACAGTAAACATTGTTGTGGCTGTCGATGGCTAA
- a CDS encoding GPW/gp25 family protein, whose amino-acid sequence MQLKLGAIGEMVEGIEDLRQRVRIVLETPKGFDPHRPEFGSNIWQWLDRPFTEAMPNVIAEAYEAIERWITDFKVSQIKVEEANENGRFFFSIRGIWNGEAVEVEV is encoded by the coding sequence ATGCAGTTAAAGCTGGGAGCGATAGGAGAGATGGTTGAGGGAATAGAGGATTTAAGACAGAGGGTAAGGATAGTTCTTGAGACGCCCAAAGGTTTTGACCCTCACCGCCCGGAATTCGGTTCAAATATCTGGCAGTGGCTTGATAGACCTTTTACTGAAGCTATGCCTAACGTGATAGCTGAAGCCTACGAGGCGATAGAACGCTGGATAACAGACTTCAAAGTAAGTCAAATAAAAGTGGAAGAAGCTAACGAAAACGGAAGATTCTTCTTTTCTATACGTGGCATCTGGAACGGTGAGGCTGTCGAGGTAGAGGTATGA
- a CDS encoding putative peptidoglycan-binding domain-containing protein, whose product MAFKEALKKVLQLEGGLKLHKNKTERFETYAGIYRGAHPEWEGWQYIDRGETPPFSLVESFYYENFYKPFEQVGSERIRDLLFETSVNLGVRQTVKLAQKVLGVKADGIIGEKTLSALNSIKEEEFIRDFTLARIAFYTALANRNPKRYSIYLRGWINRTLEALSWVS is encoded by the coding sequence ATGGCGTTCAAAGAGGCTTTAAAGAAGGTGCTACAACTTGAGGGTGGACTCAAGCTTCATAAGAATAAAACAGAAAGATTTGAGACCTATGCAGGGATATATAGAGGAGCCCATCCCGAGTGGGAAGGGTGGCAATACATAGACAGAGGAGAAACTCCACCGTTTTCTCTTGTAGAGAGCTTTTACTACGAAAACTTTTACAAGCCTTTTGAGCAGGTAGGAAGTGAAAGAATCCGAGACCTTCTCTTTGAAACCTCAGTCAACCTTGGAGTTCGCCAGACAGTAAAACTTGCACAGAAGGTTTTAGGAGTAAAAGCAGACGGAATAATCGGGGAGAAGACCCTCTCTGCCTTAAACAGCATAAAGGAAGAAGAGTTCATCAGAGACTTCACCCTTGCAAGAATAGCCTTTTACACGGCATTGGCAAATAGGAACCCTAAAAGATATTCCATTTACTTAAGAGGTTGGATAAACCGAACCTTGGAGGCTTTATCGTGGGTATCTTAG
- a CDS encoding phage tail assembly protein produces MRVTVRKRKANYQEIVINEPTVEDMIKAEKMSDGDRSFEFAVCLLSIIAEFDGQKLPPEEIKKLPASVFLEISRSFMELGLTELGEQLSSSQNQQAGD; encoded by the coding sequence ATGAGAGTAACCGTTAGGAAAAGGAAGGCTAACTATCAGGAGATTGTCATAAACGAGCCTACCGTTGAAGACATGATTAAGGCCGAGAAGATGAGTGACGGAGACAGAAGTTTTGAGTTTGCTGTTTGTCTCCTTTCAATCATAGCTGAGTTTGATGGCCAGAAACTTCCTCCAGAGGAGATTAAGAAACTTCCCGCATCGGTTTTTTTAGAAATCTCCCGCTCGTTTATGGAGTTGGGACTAACGGAATTAGGCGAGCAGTTATCCTCCTCTCAAAATCAACAGGCTGGGGATTAA
- a CDS encoding phage tail protein I, with amino-acid sequence MAKTIELFPPNLREDKNIQAFASILDKVFSELTEQDLQKLFIYTINSQPEEVLDWLAWQFHVEGYDLSESLEEKRNLVKSAIELHRYKGTKHAIEKVLKALNISGEVKEWFEYGGEPYKFKIELGIQNREITPELRDKLLQLINEYKNERSWLEEILLSYLAVGAFPFAIGQIAETESFSECQTELEWLASGSIPLAVSSVAETEAVADMEA; translated from the coding sequence ATGGCTAAGACTATAGAACTATTTCCTCCTAACTTAAGGGAAGATAAGAACATACAAGCCTTTGCAAGTATTCTTGATAAGGTTTTTTCCGAACTAACAGAACAAGACCTCCAAAAGCTTTTTATCTATACTATCAACAGCCAACCTGAAGAGGTTTTGGATTGGTTAGCCTGGCAGTTCCACGTTGAAGGCTATGACTTATCAGAAAGTTTAGAAGAAAAAAGAAACTTAGTTAAGTCTGCAATAGAGCTCCACCGCTATAAAGGAACGAAACACGCAATTGAAAAAGTTCTGAAAGCCTTAAACATTTCTGGTGAAGTTAAAGAGTGGTTTGAATACGGGGGAGAACCCTACAAATTCAAGATAGAGCTTGGTATTCAGAATAGGGAAATCACTCCAGAACTAAGAGACAAACTTCTCCAGCTTATAAACGAATATAAAAACGAAAGAAGTTGGCTTGAGGAAATTCTTCTTTCCTATCTTGCTGTTGGAGCTTTCCCTTTCGCCATAGGGCAGATTGCTGAAACAGAATCTTTTTCAGAGTGTCAAACAGAATTGGAGTGGCTTGCAAGTGGTTCTATCCCGCTTGCTGTTTCTTCGGTAGCTGAAACCGAAGCTGTAGCAGATATGGAGGCTTAA
- a CDS encoding YiiX/YebB-like N1pC/P60 family cysteine hydrolase translates to MPKAYVLASKGISLTSRAIRFRQWGFPYTHIAYCLDLANPNDPIVIEAWCSGVRKGKFSGAHTPGTEFSVFSVSVSKEQKEKIEKFLFSQLGKPYDFLGILGFVLFNPNIESKNRWFCSELVFTAFKQARAELLKNTHPSEVSPRLFLKSPLLQFEYSAKLGEDYGVQRGFKEGATT, encoded by the coding sequence GTGCCAAAAGCCTACGTCCTTGCCTCAAAAGGAATCAGCCTCACGAGCCGAGCTATACGCTTTCGGCAGTGGGGCTTTCCCTACACTCACATAGCCTACTGCCTTGACTTAGCAAACCCTAACGACCCAATAGTAATAGAAGCGTGGTGTAGTGGCGTTAGAAAAGGAAAGTTTTCAGGAGCTCACACACCAGGAACTGAATTTTCCGTTTTCTCAGTAAGCGTCTCAAAAGAACAAAAAGAAAAGATAGAAAAATTCCTCTTTAGCCAACTTGGGAAGCCTTACGACTTTTTAGGAATCTTAGGATTTGTTCTGTTTAATCCAAATATAGAAAGCAAAAACAGATGGTTCTGTTCTGAACTTGTATTTACGGCATTCAAACAAGCAAGAGCTGAACTTCTCAAAAACACCCATCCTTCAGAAGTCAGCCCCCGGCTATTTCTAAAGTCCCCACTTTTACAATTTGAATATTCAGCAAAGTTAGGAGAAGATTATGGCGTTCAAAGAGGCTTTAAAGAAGGTGCTACAACTTGA
- a CDS encoding RNA-guided endonuclease TnpB family protein: MLYVYRFRLYPKKGQVEFLNRQIGHCRFVYNKLLEIAKESYEKEGKKWNYYEYKRLLPKLKEEFPFLKEANSQSLQEAVKWLDRAFKNFFKGLAKFPRFKRKKRVNSVSIPQHFRIEGDKIKIPKLKTPIKLKKHREIEGKIKSISITKLPSGKFYLNVLVDREIEPLPETDKVVAIDVGLKSFCTLSTGEKIENPRHLLKTEKRLKKLQRKLSRKIKGSNKYLKLQKNIAKLHEKITNQRNDFLHKLSKRIVGDNQVVIVEDLNVKGLLQNGNLSKHIADASWRKFITYLECKTKLYGRKLIKVNPFYPSSKLCWVCGYKNENLKLSDRRWVCPNCGTEHDRDYNATLNLLKEGLRTLKGSLTLRAVGLGRPELMSVESVSALVEAGSSSFQ; this comes from the coding sequence ATGCTCTACGTTTACAGGTTCAGACTTTACCCTAAGAAAGGACAAGTAGAGTTTTTAAACCGTCAAATAGGTCATTGCAGGTTTGTTTACAACAAGCTTCTTGAAATAGCTAAAGAGTCTTATGAAAAAGAAGGAAAAAAGTGGAACTACTATGAATACAAGAGACTGCTGCCAAAACTTAAAGAGGAATTTCCGTTTCTTAAAGAAGCTAACAGTCAATCGCTTCAAGAAGCCGTAAAGTGGCTTGATAGAGCGTTCAAGAACTTCTTTAAAGGACTTGCGAAATTTCCCAGATTCAAGAGGAAAAAGAGAGTAAACAGCGTATCAATTCCCCAGCATTTCCGTATAGAGGGAGACAAAATCAAAATACCAAAACTCAAAACACCGATAAAGCTCAAAAAGCACAGGGAGATAGAAGGAAAAATAAAGAGCATCTCAATAACCAAGTTACCTTCTGGAAAGTTCTACCTTAACGTCCTTGTTGACAGGGAAATAGAACCACTTCCAGAAACAGACAAAGTAGTAGCAATAGACGTAGGACTAAAGTCTTTTTGCACCCTCTCAACGGGAGAGAAGATAGAAAATCCAAGACACCTGTTAAAGACGGAAAAAAGACTTAAAAAGCTCCAGAGGAAGCTATCAAGGAAGATAAAGGGAAGCAACAAATACCTAAAACTGCAAAAGAATATAGCAAAACTCCACGAAAAGATAACGAACCAGAGGAACGACTTTCTCCATAAGCTAAGCAAAAGGATAGTCGGCGATAACCAAGTCGTGATAGTGGAAGATTTAAACGTCAAAGGGCTACTTCAAAACGGCAACCTTTCAAAGCACATAGCTGACGCAAGCTGGAGGAAGTTCATCACCTATCTGGAGTGTAAGACGAAGCTCTACGGTAGGAAACTCATCAAGGTAAATCCATTCTATCCGTCGTCAAAACTCTGCTGGGTGTGTGGATATAAAAACGAGAATCTCAAGCTGTCTGATAGAAGATGGGTATGTCCTAACTGTGGAACGGAACACGACAGGGACTACAACGCAACCTTAAATTTGCTGAAAGAAGGACTCAGAACACTCAAGGGTTCGCTCACCTTACGAGCGGTAGGGCTGGGACGGCCCGAACTTATGTCCGTGGAGAGTGTGAGTGCACTCGTTGAAGCGGGAAGCTCCTCATTTCAATGA
- a CDS encoding phage major tail tube protein: MVNIPTKLKDVNFYVDGKDWMGKGEIKLPDISHKTQDVSPMGIAGTLSLPNVGDIEPLKGEVKLLTVWKDSLAVCLNPKQAVMLDVRGVVQVMNPQTGLMEDKPVVVKMRAYFAKTGIGNWKPGEGDQPTLEYSAVYMKITVDGQDVFEYDPIAYKLIVNGQDLLADTRAALGK; the protein is encoded by the coding sequence ATGGTTAACATACCAACAAAACTGAAAGATGTAAACTTCTATGTTGATGGTAAAGACTGGATGGGAAAGGGGGAAATCAAACTCCCAGATATTTCTCATAAAACACAGGATGTTTCTCCCATGGGAATAGCAGGAACTCTCTCTCTGCCAAACGTTGGAGACATTGAGCCACTCAAAGGAGAAGTTAAGCTCCTGACTGTCTGGAAAGACTCTCTTGCGGTCTGTCTCAACCCTAAGCAGGCTGTAATGCTTGACGTTAGAGGAGTTGTTCAGGTTATGAATCCACAAACCGGGCTTATGGAAGATAAGCCCGTTGTAGTCAAAATGAGAGCTTACTTCGCAAAAACCGGTATCGGAAACTGGAAACCCGGAGAGGGAGACCAGCCTACCCTTGAATACTCCGCCGTTTACATGAAGATAACCGTTGATGGACAGGACGTCTTTGAATACGACCCGATTGCCTACAAGCTCATCGTTAACGGTCAAGACCTACTCGCTGACACAAGAGCAGCACTTGGAAAGTAA
- a CDS encoding phage tail sheath family protein, translating into MAFNHGVYIQEQDTAVFGVRTVDSALPFVVGKAPVGAPVNQAELVFNFTDFVNKFGWSDDTETYTLCEFAKVYFQFYGNAPAVFVNVFDPDVHVDDSGNPDPSLVTAADVVGGVDSTTGARTGLELIEEVFPRFGKIVGTILAPGFSHDSTVYNAMIAKAENLSGHFKAMAYIDVPPDAQTPADIVAFKSGIGSPHAYVVAPGVKYGDIVHHLSIHAAALTAQVDANNDGVPFESPSNKELRISEPVKAFTIQEANYLNEQGIATVFKMFSGYKLWGNRTAAFPGNTDIKDSFLPNRRMANWIENNLVVNTWQKVDDPMNKRLVESIVDTWNIALGGLVGRGYLLGAKVYFLEDDNPLTDLANGIIRFRINYLAPPPAEDIEFILVVDVNYFKNLFK; encoded by the coding sequence ATGGCTTTTAACCATGGTGTTTATATACAGGAACAGGATACGGCAGTATTTGGTGTTAGAACTGTTGATTCGGCATTGCCTTTTGTTGTTGGTAAAGCTCCTGTTGGTGCACCTGTTAATCAAGCTGAGCTTGTTTTTAATTTCACTGACTTTGTCAACAAATTCGGCTGGAGTGATGATACTGAGACTTATACTCTATGTGAATTCGCAAAAGTTTATTTCCAATTCTACGGAAATGCCCCAGCTGTTTTTGTAAACGTCTTTGATCCTGATGTTCACGTTGACGATAGTGGTAACCCCGATCCTTCTTTGGTAACTGCTGCTGATGTAGTTGGAGGGGTAGATTCAACTACTGGAGCAAGGACAGGACTTGAGCTTATAGAAGAAGTTTTCCCTCGTTTTGGAAAGATTGTGGGAACTATTCTTGCACCTGGATTTTCTCACGATTCAACTGTCTATAACGCAATGATTGCTAAGGCTGAGAATCTTTCCGGACACTTTAAGGCTATGGCTTACATCGACGTTCCACCTGACGCTCAGACTCCGGCTGACATTGTGGCATTTAAGTCAGGGATTGGTTCTCCACACGCTTACGTCGTGGCTCCTGGTGTGAAGTATGGGGATATTGTTCATCACCTTTCTATTCACGCAGCGGCACTTACTGCTCAGGTTGATGCCAATAATGATGGTGTTCCTTTCGAGTCTCCTTCTAACAAAGAACTTAGAATTTCTGAACCTGTTAAGGCGTTTACTATCCAGGAAGCCAACTACTTAAATGAGCAAGGTATTGCAACTGTATTTAAAATGTTTTCTGGTTACAAACTCTGGGGTAACAGAACTGCTGCATTCCCCGGTAATACAGACATAAAAGACTCTTTCCTTCCTAACCGCCGTATGGCTAACTGGATAGAAAACAACCTTGTTGTTAACACCTGGCAGAAAGTAGATGACCCTATGAACAAAAGACTTGTGGAATCTATTGTTGACACATGGAACATAGCTCTTGGCGGTCTTGTTGGCAGAGGTTATCTCCTGGGTGCTAAGGTTTACTTTCTTGAAGATGATAATCCGCTAACGGACCTCGCTAATGGAATAATAAGGTTCAGAATAAATTACCTTGCACCACCACCAGCAGAAGATATTGAGTTCATTCTCGTTGTAGATGTCAACTACTTCAAGAATCTCTTTAAGTAA
- a CDS encoding gp53-like domain-containing protein, producing the protein MAEGKTVITLNGLKALTEASTLGRQVKPVYFKVSDQDIGDIYPGIDIDDLSGVWYQANISGYISVNDSTVQFILDIPEESATKYGKVFGLYLEDGTLFAVAVPPYPFPPLMRQRFKVQFVWQQIDSVMNFEDIPFYEFDQDVVHLDAISTISLALFDVQEHLIVLEQFKADYYRFKSGVSERLQNHEERISANKYEIEAHENAILDTSSTLSEQVLSLSEVVGLIPEAIAEAVKQHNTDTESHPDIRQKISSLSLALSSLIVQDVRNPGWMKIGNLLIEWGSVANNGNGGASVVFPKPYSEFVIPLLSSSQANSPAHHVYVANLSLESMGIAITSSDGAPNTDTDISVYWLSIGR; encoded by the coding sequence GTGGCAGAAGGAAAAACCGTCATAACTCTGAATGGATTAAAGGCTCTAACAGAGGCTTCAACCCTTGGCAGGCAAGTTAAGCCTGTCTATTTCAAGGTCTCCGACCAGGATATCGGAGACATTTATCCTGGTATAGACATAGATGACCTTTCAGGAGTTTGGTATCAAGCAAATATTTCTGGTTACATCTCTGTCAACGATTCAACCGTTCAGTTCATTCTGGACATACCAGAAGAATCTGCAACAAAGTATGGAAAAGTTTTCGGACTCTATCTTGAAGATGGAACCCTCTTTGCCGTTGCAGTTCCTCCTTATCCATTTCCGCCACTAATGCGTCAGAGGTTTAAAGTCCAATTCGTTTGGCAGCAAATAGACTCCGTAATGAATTTTGAGGATATTCCCTTCTATGAATTTGACCAAGACGTTGTTCACCTTGACGCTATTTCCACAATCTCTTTGGCTCTCTTTGACGTTCAGGAGCACTTGATAGTTCTGGAGCAGTTCAAGGCTGATTACTATCGCTTTAAGTCGGGAGTTTCTGAAAGACTCCAGAACCACGAAGAAAGAATTTCAGCAAACAAATATGAAATAGAAGCCCACGAAAATGCAATTCTTGATACGTCTTCAACACTTTCAGAACAGGTGCTATCTCTTTCAGAAGTAGTCGGACTCATTCCGGAAGCTATTGCTGAAGCGGTGAAGCAACACAACACAGATACCGAATCTCACCCTGACATCAGACAGAAAATATCCTCTCTATCTTTGGCACTTTCTTCTTTGATTGTCCAAGACGTGCGAAATCCTGGATGGATGAAAATCGGCAATTTGCTGATAGAGTGGGGCTCTGTGGCAAACAACGGTAACGGTGGTGCCTCTGTTGTTTTCCCGAAACCATATTCAGAATTCGTGATCCCATTACTCTCATCATCGCAGGCAAATTCACCTGCACATCATGTCTATGTTGCAAATCTATCACTTGAGAGTATGGGCATCGCCATCACGAGCAGTGATGGCGCCCCCAATACAGACACGGATATTTCAGTTTATTGGTTAAGTATAGGAAGATAA